A window of the Alnus glutinosa chromosome 4, dhAlnGlut1.1, whole genome shotgun sequence genome harbors these coding sequences:
- the LOC133866173 gene encoding zinc finger BED domain-containing protein RICESLEEPER 2-like, producing the protein MIESALTQWGIDSVFTITVDNSSANDVGIEYMRKRMKNKSHTVLGGNFLHMRCAAHILNLVVHEGLKDLGDCVTNIRNAVRYVRSSPERMSKFKECIEREKIKCKNMVCLDVPTRWNSTYLMLTTAEKYQRSFDLLGEDEHNHFVVPQPIDWENARAFATFLQTFYEATLKFSGEDVKV; encoded by the coding sequence ATGATAGAGAGTGCATTGACTCAGTGGGGGATTGATAGTGTGTTCACTATTACAGTCGATAATTCCTCAGCCAATGATGTGGGGATTGAGTATATGAGAAAGAGGATGAAGAACAAGAGTCATACTGTTTTAGGAGGAAATTTTCTTCACATGCGTTGTGCCGCTCATATTTTAAACCTTGTTGTGCATGAAGGCTTGAAAGACTTAGGTGACTGTGTTACTAATATAAGGAACGCAGTGAGATATGTGAGGTCTTCACCGGAGAGGATGTCAAAGTTTAAAGAGTGTATAGAGcgggaaaaaattaaatgtaaaaacatgGTGTGTttagatgttccaactagatggaactctacatattTGATGTTGACCACTGCTGAGAAGTACCAAAGATCTTTTGACCTATTGGGGGAGGATGAGCATAATCATTTTGTTGTACCTCAACCTATTGATTGGGAAAATGCTAGGGCATTTGCGACATTTTTGCAAACTTTTTATGAAGCTACATTGAAGTTCTCTGGAGAGGATGTCAAAGTTTAA
- the LOC133867237 gene encoding uncharacterized protein LOC133867237, producing the protein MSDPYERVKGGRLTFKGGSLASRSKSIDKKKHKKKNKNHNPKNDESEPSFPLDVEAEIQDADAGDESGNAEGAQVVYTIDAAKRMKYEQIFPVETKKFGYDPKSVSKSVEEALDDRVKKKADRYCK; encoded by the coding sequence ATGTCGGATCCGTACGAGAGAGTGAAAGGAGGGAGGCTGACCTTCAAAGGTGGAAGCCTCGCGAGCCGCAGCAAATCCATCGACAAGAAGAAGcacaagaagaagaacaagaatcaCAACCCGAAGAACGATGAATCCGAGCCTTCGTTTCCCTTAGACGTGGAGGCGGAGATTCAGGATGCTGATGCGGGGGATGAATCTGGAAACGCGGAAGGAGCACAAGTAGTTTACACGATCGACGCGGCCAAGCGTATGAAGTACGAGCAGATCTTCCCCGTGGAGACAAAGAAGTTCGGTTACGATCCCAAGTCCGTTTCCAAGTCCGTCGAGGAAGCTCTCGACGACCGCGTCAAGAAGAAGGCCGATCGTTACTGTaaataa